The Corynebacterium renale genome includes a region encoding these proteins:
- a CDS encoding choice-of-anchor I family protein, with protein sequence MRKYVVALASACALAAPAAHAVELAPVGTYASGVFGKSAAEIVAFHASSQRILTVNAQSGQVDVLDAADVSNLSKVGTISAGGDKEINSVAVRADGLAVAAVQQGDKTAAGEALFFDVTTLTELGRVSVGSLPDNVHITADGRFALVANEGEPSDEMDATGEAYAVDPEGSVSVITLPGGIAAPAQSDVRTADFRAYDGNVPAGVRVFGPAGHHNLASRDFEPEYISSVGGTAFVTLQENNAIAMVDIENAEVTDVVPAYVTDHRQVPLDPSNKDGKVELRTQPVKGLSMPDSIAAFEVGGATYFATANEGDAREWGGYTDEVEFKDLVKENLVCEDAVAGWDLKELAAKEQMGNLKLTNASGWNEERGCFDDLHAYGSRSFSIYDAAGNVVFDSGSDFERITADLHAQGKLNFNANNDDNEFDDRSDNKGPEPEALTVGQVGERTYAFIGAERVGGVFVYDITTPASAEFVTYVNNRDFNASPGTAAAGDLGPEGFAFVPAADSPNGEALLIVGNEVSGTTTVFEVRQLAGQDADGSSRGGTIAGAVIGVLAALLGALGLANHFMPQLLEHFRF encoded by the coding sequence ATGAGAAAATATGTTGTCGCCCTGGCCAGTGCGTGCGCGCTGGCTGCCCCCGCTGCCCACGCCGTCGAACTTGCCCCGGTGGGCACCTACGCTTCGGGCGTGTTTGGGAAATCTGCCGCTGAGATCGTGGCCTTCCACGCTAGCTCGCAGCGGATCCTGACCGTGAATGCGCAGAGCGGGCAGGTCGATGTCCTCGATGCCGCTGACGTGTCGAACCTGAGCAAGGTGGGCACTATCTCTGCTGGTGGGGACAAGGAGATCAACTCGGTGGCGGTGCGTGCCGACGGCCTCGCGGTCGCCGCCGTGCAGCAGGGAGATAAGACGGCGGCAGGCGAGGCGTTGTTCTTTGACGTCACCACGTTGACCGAGCTGGGGCGCGTGTCGGTGGGGTCGCTGCCGGACAACGTGCACATCACTGCCGACGGCCGCTTCGCCCTAGTGGCCAATGAGGGGGAGCCCTCCGACGAGATGGATGCCACCGGGGAGGCGTACGCCGTCGATCCGGAGGGTTCGGTTTCTGTGATTACGCTTCCGGGCGGGATTGCGGCGCCGGCGCAATCCGACGTACGTACCGCCGACTTCCGAGCCTACGACGGCAACGTTCCGGCTGGTGTCCGCGTCTTCGGTCCCGCGGGCCACCATAATCTGGCGTCGCGCGATTTTGAGCCGGAGTACATTTCTTCTGTCGGTGGAACGGCGTTCGTGACGCTGCAAGAAAACAACGCTATCGCGATGGTTGACATCGAGAACGCTGAGGTCACCGACGTCGTTCCGGCGTATGTGACCGACCACCGGCAGGTGCCGTTGGACCCGTCGAACAAGGACGGGAAAGTAGAGTTGCGCACCCAACCGGTGAAGGGCCTGTCTATGCCGGATTCCATCGCCGCGTTTGAGGTCGGCGGGGCAACCTATTTCGCCACCGCCAACGAGGGCGACGCCCGCGAGTGGGGCGGCTACACCGATGAGGTGGAGTTCAAGGACCTGGTCAAAGAAAATCTGGTCTGTGAAGACGCAGTCGCAGGCTGGGACCTCAAAGAGCTGGCGGCCAAGGAGCAGATGGGCAACCTGAAGCTGACCAACGCTTCCGGCTGGAACGAAGAGCGCGGGTGCTTCGATGATCTCCACGCTTATGGTTCCCGGAGCTTCAGCATTTACGACGCCGCCGGCAACGTCGTCTTCGATTCCGGTTCAGATTTCGAGCGCATCACCGCCGACCTGCACGCGCAAGGCAAGCTGAACTTCAACGCGAATAACGACGACAATGAGTTCGACGACCGTTCCGACAACAAGGGCCCAGAGCCAGAGGCGTTGACCGTGGGCCAGGTAGGTGAGCGCACCTACGCGTTCATCGGCGCTGAGCGCGTCGGTGGCGTCTTCGTCTACGACATCACCACCCCGGCATCCGCCGAGTTCGTGACCTACGTGAATAACCGCGACTTCAACGCATCCCCAGGGACCGCAGCTGCAGGCGACCTCGGCCCGGAGGGCTTCGCATTCGTTCCCGCCGCTGATTCTCCCAACGGGGAGGCGTTGCTGATCGTCGGCAACGAAGTCTCAGGTACGACCACCGTGTTTGAGGTCCGTCAGCTCGCCGGTCAGGACGCGGATGGTTCCTCGCGTGGCGGCACAATCGCTGGTGCCGTCATTGGTGTCCTTGCGGCCTTGCTGGGCGCCTTGGGTCTGGCTAACCACTTCATGCCACAGCTGCTGGAGCATTTCCGCTTCTAA
- a CDS encoding NAD(P)-dependent oxidoreductase — MMSTITVVGLGAMGLPMATNLAEKFTVRGVDIAEARLELGKEAGLETYTDSREAASGADFVLLAVRSQAQLQEALFGANGIADVMSEGSCVIVTSTVGIDAIASVVPGLRNRGILLVDAPVSGGPARAGKGDLLVTVGADDTAWDTAHDVLDTMASTLVRVGDEAGKGQAMKTVNQLLCGIHIAAAGEALALANRLGLDEAAALDALMSGAASSFMLGDRGPRMLQAYGEEPVEVKSRLDIFVKDMGIVTDAARKAGIGVPLAAAAEQVYLNGLTRRMGAQDDSSVIRLVSPERLDG; from the coding sequence ATTATGAGCACAATTACCGTCGTCGGGCTGGGCGCAATGGGCCTTCCCATGGCCACCAACCTGGCTGAAAAGTTCACCGTCCGCGGTGTGGACATCGCCGAAGCCCGCCTCGAGCTGGGCAAAGAAGCCGGCTTGGAAACCTACACCGACTCCCGCGAGGCCGCCAGCGGCGCGGACTTCGTGCTGTTGGCCGTGCGTTCGCAGGCCCAGCTGCAGGAAGCCCTCTTCGGCGCCAACGGTATCGCGGACGTCATGAGCGAAGGCTCGTGCGTTATCGTGACCTCCACCGTGGGCATCGACGCCATCGCCTCCGTCGTGCCGGGCCTACGTAATCGTGGCATTTTGCTTGTCGACGCCCCCGTCTCCGGCGGGCCGGCGCGCGCCGGCAAGGGCGACCTGCTGGTGACCGTCGGCGCGGACGACACCGCCTGGGACACCGCCCACGACGTGCTGGACACCATGGCGTCGACCCTGGTGCGCGTCGGCGACGAGGCCGGCAAGGGCCAGGCCATGAAGACTGTCAACCAGCTGCTCTGCGGCATTCACATCGCCGCCGCCGGCGAGGCGCTCGCGCTGGCCAACCGCCTGGGCCTCGACGAGGCTGCCGCCCTCGACGCGTTGATGAGCGGCGCTGCGTCGTCCTTCATGCTCGGCGACCGTGGCCCGCGCATGCTGCAGGCGTACGGCGAGGAGCCCGTGGAGGTGAAGAGCCGCCTGGACATCTTTGTTAAGGACATGGGCATCGTCACCGACGCTGCCCGCAAGGCCGGCATCGGCGTACCGCTGGCTGCCGCCGCGGAGCAGGTCTACCTGAACGGCTTGACCCGCCGCATGGGCGCGCAAGACGATTCGTCTGTTATCCGCCTGGTCTCCCCAGAAAGGCTCGACGGATGA
- a CDS encoding UDP-glucose dehydrogenase family protein — protein sequence MRISVIGAGYLGVTHAACMAELGHEVVACDVDAAKIEILKQGRVPFFEPDLAQLVAKHTASGQVRWETDPAEAIAAGAQLHFICVGTPQQAGSPAADVSAVFAAVDGLASHIRAAGESGHVIVGKSTVPVGTAAALQERVGDVAEVVWNPEFLREGHAVGDTLNPDRIVTGTRDGAPSSALREVYAPLADVPWIETDIPTAELIKVSANTFLAAKISLLNLVGEVCEAAGADVHTVSRALGFDARIGNKHMRAGLGFGGGCLPKDIRAFAHRGEELGVDMSLVHAVDAVNQRRRARVVGWAGEMLGGVQRRRITVLGAAFKPNSDDVRDSPSLAVARALVTAGARVTVYDPKATVSDLPQAESVRAALLDAELVIIGTDWPQFADLKPKKVGKWVSRRLLIDARAVLPTATWQEAGWEVRTIGRGY from the coding sequence ATGCGAATTTCGGTAATTGGCGCGGGTTACCTTGGTGTAACGCACGCGGCGTGCATGGCGGAATTGGGTCACGAGGTTGTGGCCTGTGATGTCGACGCAGCAAAGATTGAAATCCTCAAGCAGGGGCGCGTCCCCTTTTTCGAGCCCGACCTTGCACAGCTGGTTGCCAAGCACACGGCGTCGGGGCAAGTGCGCTGGGAAACCGATCCCGCGGAGGCCATCGCCGCCGGCGCGCAGCTGCACTTCATCTGTGTGGGGACCCCGCAGCAGGCGGGCTCGCCGGCGGCGGACGTGAGTGCGGTGTTCGCGGCGGTCGATGGCCTGGCTTCGCATATTAGGGCGGCGGGGGAGTCGGGGCACGTGATTGTGGGGAAGTCGACGGTCCCGGTGGGTACGGCGGCGGCGTTGCAGGAGCGCGTCGGTGATGTTGCGGAGGTCGTGTGGAATCCGGAGTTCCTCCGGGAGGGCCACGCGGTGGGGGACACGTTAAACCCGGATCGGATCGTGACCGGCACCCGCGACGGTGCCCCGAGCTCGGCGCTGCGGGAGGTGTATGCCCCGCTGGCAGACGTGCCGTGGATTGAGACGGACATCCCCACCGCGGAGCTGATCAAGGTCAGTGCGAATACGTTCTTGGCGGCGAAGATTTCCCTGCTCAACCTAGTGGGCGAGGTGTGCGAGGCCGCCGGCGCGGACGTGCACACGGTGTCCCGGGCCCTGGGTTTCGACGCCCGCATCGGCAACAAGCACATGCGCGCGGGCCTGGGTTTCGGCGGCGGTTGCCTGCCGAAGGATATTCGCGCGTTCGCGCACCGCGGGGAGGAGTTGGGGGTGGATATGTCGTTGGTGCATGCGGTGGATGCGGTGAATCAGCGGCGCCGCGCCCGGGTGGTGGGGTGGGCTGGCGAGATGTTGGGCGGGGTGCAGCGTCGCCGGATCACGGTGTTGGGTGCGGCGTTTAAGCCGAATTCGGATGACGTCCGCGATTCGCCGTCGTTGGCGGTCGCCCGGGCGCTGGTCACGGCGGGAGCGCGCGTGACGGTCTACGACCCGAAAGCCACGGTCAGCGACCTTCCGCAGGCGGAGTCGGTCCGGGCGGCGCTTCTGGACGCGGAATTGGTGATCATCGGCACGGATTGGCCGCAGTTCGCCGACTTGAAGCCCAAAAAGGTAGGCAAATGGGTCTCCCGCAGATTGCTTATCGACGCCCGCGCCGTCCTGCCCACCGCCACCTGGCAGGAGGCCGGGTGGGAGGTGCGCACTATCGGGCGTGGTTACTGA
- a CDS encoding GntP family transporter — MTGGALIGLGLAAVAVLLALVIWVKMPAFVALLVVSIGTAILSGVPLAESVGVVTGGIGKTLSSVIVVVGLGAMLGRLIEVSGGADALARYFTEKLGPKKVAAAVTAAAFILGIPVFFDVGFIILAPIVFGFARTAGIHPMKLGLPVAGTLLTVHVVLPPHPGPVATAELVGAEIGTVLAWGLPLAAVTAVGGYFAAKLFKTDAIVLGESPATEEAPPAENPPGPWTVIGLILLPIVQILLGTGGVLMTEEGSTAHSVLSFVGSAPVALLTAVLVAWAVVGTQQGWSRDKGSSVLDSSLPAVAVIIFVTGAGGGFAAVLVESGIGKVLSDLLVSMNMPLILMAYLLSLALRASQGSATVAMLTTAGLLATPIVEAGLSGTQTALVTIAIGFGALGLSHINDSGFWIVTKYQGLSVKQGLQTWTVLSTIFSLVGFAATAAVYALV, encoded by the coding sequence ATGACGGGCGGGGCCCTCATCGGGCTAGGGCTAGCGGCAGTCGCGGTACTGCTTGCACTCGTGATTTGGGTGAAGATGCCCGCGTTCGTCGCCTTGCTCGTGGTGTCCATCGGGACCGCGATCCTCTCCGGCGTCCCGCTCGCCGAATCGGTGGGCGTAGTCACCGGTGGTATCGGTAAGACACTGAGCTCGGTGATCGTAGTCGTGGGCCTCGGCGCGATGCTGGGACGCCTCATCGAAGTGTCCGGCGGCGCCGACGCCCTGGCCCGCTACTTCACGGAGAAGTTGGGCCCGAAGAAGGTCGCTGCCGCCGTGACGGCCGCCGCATTCATCCTGGGTATCCCGGTATTCTTCGACGTTGGCTTCATCATCTTGGCACCCATCGTGTTCGGGTTCGCCCGCACTGCCGGCATCCACCCCATGAAGTTGGGCCTGCCGGTGGCCGGCACGCTACTGACCGTGCACGTGGTCCTGCCACCGCACCCGGGCCCGGTGGCGACCGCCGAACTGGTCGGCGCCGAAATCGGGACCGTCCTCGCGTGGGGCCTGCCGCTGGCTGCGGTGACTGCCGTGGGTGGTTACTTCGCGGCAAAACTGTTCAAGACCGACGCCATCGTGCTCGGCGAATCACCCGCCACGGAAGAAGCCCCACCGGCGGAAAACCCACCCGGGCCGTGGACTGTTATCGGCCTGATTCTCCTGCCAATCGTCCAAATCCTGCTGGGCACCGGCGGTGTCCTCATGACGGAAGAAGGTTCCACGGCGCACTCGGTGCTGTCGTTCGTCGGTTCCGCGCCGGTAGCTTTGCTCACGGCGGTATTGGTGGCGTGGGCGGTCGTCGGCACGCAACAAGGGTGGTCGCGGGATAAGGGTTCCTCGGTCCTGGACTCCTCCCTGCCCGCTGTGGCGGTCATCATCTTTGTGACGGGCGCGGGTGGTGGCTTCGCGGCCGTGCTGGTGGAGTCGGGGATTGGGAAGGTGCTTTCCGACCTGCTGGTCAGCATGAACATGCCGCTGATTCTCATGGCCTACTTGCTGTCGCTGGCGCTGCGCGCATCGCAGGGCTCCGCGACGGTGGCCATGCTCACCACGGCCGGCCTGCTGGCGACCCCCATCGTGGAGGCGGGCTTGTCCGGGACGCAGACGGCGCTGGTCACGATTGCGATTGGCTTCGGCGCGCTCGGCCTTTCGCACATCAACGACTCCGGCTTCTGGATCGTGACTAAGTACCAGGGCCTGAGCGTCAAACAAGGCCTGCAAACTTGGACTGTCTTATCGACGATCTTCTCGCTTGTCGGATTCGCCGCCACCGCGGCAGTGTACGCTCTGGTCTAA
- a CDS encoding DUF1707 SHOCT-like domain-containing protein: MYDPNVRLSDQERSAALDALAASLGNGRLTMDEFDRRCTAVARAEYQGQLGALFADLPRTDEPTFTASELQVAHQQGKKTRAGVFGLSTIAALTIGALIGDEALIIAFAVVAALAILLYVMKIGPDSWYTPSPAKLARQRAKLAQVEKRAQRRDQWNEITNQAYNVAKGALEKRKWHDGGHV; the protein is encoded by the coding sequence ATGTATGACCCGAACGTTCGCCTCAGTGACCAGGAACGCAGCGCCGCTTTAGACGCGCTGGCGGCATCGTTGGGCAACGGCCGGTTGACCATGGACGAGTTCGACCGCCGCTGCACCGCCGTCGCCCGCGCCGAATACCAGGGCCAGCTGGGCGCCCTGTTCGCCGACCTGCCGCGCACCGACGAGCCCACCTTCACCGCCTCTGAACTGCAGGTTGCCCACCAACAGGGCAAGAAAACCCGCGCCGGCGTCTTTGGCTTATCGACGATCGCAGCCCTGACCATCGGCGCCCTCATCGGGGACGAGGCGCTGATTATTGCCTTCGCGGTCGTGGCCGCGCTGGCCATCCTGCTCTACGTGATGAAGATCGGCCCCGACTCCTGGTACACACCGTCGCCCGCGAAGTTGGCGCGGCAGCGCGCGAAACTCGCCCAGGTGGAAAAGCGCGCACAACGTCGAGACCAATGGAATGAAATTACCAATCAGGCCTATAACGTGGCCAAAGGGGCTCTAGAGAAACGCAAGTGGCATGATGGAGGGCATGTCTGA
- a CDS encoding pyridoxal phosphate-dependent aminotransferase yields the protein MSDTSSGKFPTADRLNNVTYELRGPLSVKANKMIRDGEKVLKLNTGNPASFGFTVPEDVLSYLEPRLDTSHAYTDSRGTIEAREAVVKRYESDPDFPAFDVDDIFLGNGVSELIQMTTQAMINRGDEVLVPSPDYPLWSAAVTMSGGTAVHYRCIEEDGWNPDVADMASKITDKTKAIVVINPNNPTGAVYTRETLEQIADLARTHNLIICADEIYDRITYDNTPTYSMASIAPDVLTLTYNGLSKAYRVCGYRSGWMVITGPTDEAKGFIAGMELLAGMRLCPNYPGQQALIGALGGKQDIFDLTSDGRLAEQRNVTYDKLNAIDAIDVVKPMGALYAFPRINPDMIEIHDDAKLMMDILEQEKILLVGGNGFNWETPGYFRVVMLPSADDLSEAIERLGNFLSSYRQ from the coding sequence ATGTCTGACACATCTTCTGGCAAGTTTCCAACCGCCGACCGCCTGAACAACGTCACCTACGAACTGCGCGGACCACTGTCCGTCAAGGCGAACAAGATGATCCGGGACGGGGAGAAAGTCCTCAAGCTCAACACCGGTAACCCCGCATCCTTCGGCTTCACAGTCCCAGAAGACGTGCTCTCTTACCTGGAGCCGCGCCTGGATACATCCCACGCGTACACCGATTCCCGCGGCACCATCGAAGCCCGCGAAGCCGTGGTCAAGCGGTACGAATCCGACCCCGACTTCCCCGCCTTCGATGTTGACGACATCTTCCTCGGCAACGGCGTCTCCGAACTAATCCAGATGACCACCCAAGCCATGATCAACCGTGGCGACGAAGTCCTGGTCCCCTCCCCCGACTACCCGCTGTGGTCCGCGGCCGTCACCATGAGCGGCGGCACCGCCGTACACTACCGCTGCATCGAAGAAGACGGATGGAACCCCGACGTCGCCGACATGGCCTCCAAGATCACCGACAAAACCAAGGCGATCGTGGTCATCAACCCGAACAACCCGACGGGCGCGGTCTACACCCGCGAAACCCTCGAACAGATCGCGGACCTGGCGCGCACGCACAACCTGATCATCTGCGCCGACGAAATCTACGACCGCATCACCTACGACAACACGCCCACCTACTCCATGGCGTCCATTGCCCCCGACGTACTCACCCTCACCTACAACGGCCTGTCCAAGGCCTACCGGGTATGCGGCTACCGTTCCGGCTGGATGGTCATCACCGGACCCACCGACGAAGCCAAGGGTTTCATCGCCGGCATGGAACTCCTGGCAGGCATGCGCCTGTGCCCCAACTACCCAGGACAACAGGCACTCATCGGCGCACTCGGCGGCAAGCAGGACATCTTCGACCTCACTTCCGACGGCCGCCTGGCCGAGCAGCGCAACGTCACCTACGACAAGCTGAACGCCATCGACGCCATCGACGTAGTCAAACCGATGGGCGCCCTCTACGCATTCCCGCGGATTAACCCCGACATGATCGAAATCCACGACGACGCCAAACTCATGATGGACATCCTCGAACAGGAAAAGATCCTGCTCGTCGGTGGCAACGGGTTCAACTGGGAAACCCCAGGCTACTTCCGCGTCGTCATGCTCCCCTCCGCCGACGACCTCTCCGAGGCGATCGAACGCCTGGGCAACTTCCTGTCTTCCTACCGTCAGTAA
- a CDS encoding four-carbon acid sugar kinase family protein — protein sequence MDMRTLEELTAGYPDPVDVAAADVRAAAGRDAEPIFIVLDDDPTGTQSVADLPVLTRWQPEDLAWAFEQGKPAIYVMTNSRSLAPEDAEQINKDVAAAAYAAAEQRGIRVAFVSRSDSTLRGHFPLEPYTLADMAAQHGQDTDGIVIVPAFGDAGRITVGGVHYAGGAGGYTPVGETEFAQDATFGFASSNLAEWVEEKTGGDVPADRVLHLDLATVRAGADAIAAALAGVADRQPVTVDIVTEEDLRLLSLGLIKAEESGKTFIYRVGPPFVRARIGQEIPEPLTAQAVAESRTTEPTVPGGLIVVGSHVPTTTRQLGALLDAELAEVVELDVARALDEGDSYLDSLAKTVQEKLAGGNVVVHTSRTLITGADKQESLAIARRVSQAVVDVVNATAHALTPRFVIAKGGITSSDVASKGLEMGHATVIGPMQPGIISLWRLDDGPAAGVPYIVFAGNVGNDKSLVEVTATLSK from the coding sequence GTGGATATGAGAACCCTCGAAGAACTCACCGCCGGCTACCCCGACCCCGTCGACGTAGCCGCCGCCGACGTCCGCGCCGCCGCGGGCCGCGACGCGGAACCCATCTTTATCGTGCTCGACGACGACCCCACCGGCACCCAATCCGTGGCAGACCTTCCCGTCCTGACGCGCTGGCAGCCCGAGGACCTGGCCTGGGCCTTTGAGCAGGGCAAGCCCGCGATCTACGTGATGACGAACTCGCGTTCCCTCGCGCCGGAAGACGCCGAGCAGATTAATAAGGACGTCGCTGCAGCCGCCTACGCCGCCGCTGAGCAGCGCGGAATCCGCGTGGCATTCGTGTCGCGTTCCGATTCGACTTTGCGCGGCCACTTCCCGCTCGAGCCCTATACCTTGGCCGACATGGCCGCCCAGCATGGCCAGGACACCGACGGCATCGTCATCGTGCCCGCGTTCGGCGACGCCGGCCGCATCACCGTCGGCGGCGTGCATTACGCCGGCGGCGCGGGCGGGTACACCCCCGTTGGTGAAACGGAATTCGCCCAGGATGCAACCTTTGGGTTCGCGTCCAGCAACCTCGCGGAGTGGGTGGAAGAAAAGACCGGCGGCGACGTCCCCGCGGACCGCGTCCTGCACCTCGACCTGGCGACCGTGCGCGCCGGCGCGGATGCTATCGCCGCAGCCCTGGCCGGGGTGGCTGACCGCCAGCCGGTCACCGTGGACATCGTCACCGAAGAGGACTTGCGCCTACTCTCCCTGGGGCTGATCAAGGCTGAGGAGTCAGGCAAGACGTTCATCTACCGCGTCGGCCCGCCTTTCGTGCGGGCCCGCATCGGCCAGGAGATCCCGGAACCGCTGACCGCCCAGGCCGTCGCCGAGTCCCGCACCACGGAGCCGACCGTCCCCGGCGGGCTCATTGTGGTCGGCTCGCACGTGCCCACCACGACCCGCCAGCTCGGCGCGCTGCTCGACGCGGAGCTTGCGGAGGTCGTCGAACTTGACGTCGCCCGCGCGCTCGACGAGGGCGATTCCTACCTGGACAGCCTGGCGAAAACCGTCCAGGAGAAGCTGGCCGGCGGCAACGTCGTGGTGCACACCTCCCGCACGCTGATCACGGGGGCTGACAAGCAGGAGTCGTTGGCTATCGCGCGGCGGGTGTCGCAGGCGGTGGTGGACGTCGTTAATGCCACTGCACACGCGCTGACCCCGCGGTTCGTGATCGCCAAGGGTGGCATCACGAGTTCGGACGTCGCGTCGAAGGGCCTGGAGATGGGCCATGCCACCGTGATCGGGCCGATGCAGCCGGGGATCATCTCGCTGTGGCGGCTTGACGACGGCCCCGCCGCCGGCGTCCCATACATCGTTTTCGCAGGCAACGTGGGCAATGACAAGTCCCTCGTTGAGGTCACCGCAACACTATCGAAGTAA
- a CDS encoding CadD family cadmium resistance transporter: protein MDTLVSAPLVFVSTSIDYLVVLTILFATQGKKYVRSIYLGQYLGTAALVAISLVAAYFLNLIPQDWIIGLLGLIPIALGVRAVFVDEDVDEDDISEKLRGQGSKALAFTGLTIALGGDNLGIYVPYFTGQSPAQIGLVLVIFAMGIFLLCQLSQRLAAVPAIGETVEKYEKFIVPVVFVGLGIYILAENGTFAHLVSLLGR, encoded by the coding sequence ATGGACACCCTAGTATCCGCGCCGCTGGTCTTCGTATCTACCTCCATCGACTACCTCGTGGTTCTGACCATTCTGTTCGCCACACAGGGCAAAAAATATGTGCGCTCCATCTATTTAGGCCAGTATCTAGGAACCGCGGCGCTCGTCGCAATAAGCCTGGTGGCGGCCTATTTCCTAAATTTGATCCCGCAAGACTGGATTATCGGTTTGCTGGGACTGATCCCAATCGCACTGGGCGTGCGCGCAGTCTTCGTGGACGAGGATGTAGACGAAGACGACATCTCTGAGAAGCTCCGCGGTCAGGGTTCGAAGGCGCTGGCGTTTACTGGGCTTACGATTGCTCTCGGTGGAGATAATCTGGGGATCTACGTCCCCTACTTCACTGGCCAGAGTCCAGCTCAGATCGGATTAGTCCTGGTAATTTTTGCGATGGGCATCTTCCTACTGTGTCAGCTTTCACAACGCTTGGCGGCGGTGCCGGCCATCGGGGAAACCGTGGAAAAGTACGAGAAGTTTATTGTGCCCGTGGTTTTCGTGGGGCTGGGCATCTACATCCTGGCCGAAAATGGCACCTTCGCGCACCTAGTTTCACTACTGGGCAGGTAG
- a CDS encoding FadR/GntR family transcriptional regulator — MARDLVSQGVETMLRAIAEGQFQPGVLPPEGELVDFLGCSRATVREVIRTLSDRGIVVVQHGRGTYLQPQDQWIDMRSLVEVALQSRTPKDVSRNLIEIRRMIEVGSCGHAAARATEENLQAMEAQLALYDDAAARNDAAACASADVAFHQEIFKATGNPFLLAIVQPLESAMRRSRELTSSVPEVRERAQQHHREIFAALRAGDEEGAKNAMRSHMAQTRGDIEGYVQ; from the coding sequence ATGGCTAGGGATTTGGTCTCACAGGGCGTGGAGACCATGTTGCGTGCGATTGCGGAGGGCCAATTCCAACCGGGCGTGCTCCCGCCAGAAGGTGAACTCGTGGATTTTCTGGGCTGTTCGCGGGCCACGGTCCGGGAGGTGATCCGCACGCTCTCCGACCGGGGGATCGTGGTGGTCCAGCACGGGCGCGGCACGTATCTGCAACCGCAGGACCAGTGGATTGATATGCGGTCCCTGGTGGAGGTGGCGTTGCAGTCGCGCACGCCGAAGGATGTGTCGCGCAACCTCATCGAGATTCGCCGCATGATTGAGGTCGGCTCCTGCGGCCATGCCGCCGCCCGCGCCACCGAGGAGAACTTGCAGGCCATGGAGGCACAACTAGCGCTTTACGACGACGCTGCCGCCCGCAACGACGCCGCCGCCTGCGCCTCCGCGGACGTGGCGTTCCACCAGGAGATTTTTAAGGCCACCGGCAACCCATTCCTCTTGGCGATTGTGCAGCCGTTGGAGTCGGCGATGCGCCGCTCGCGGGAGTTGACGTCGTCGGTGCCGGAGGTGCGCGAGCGTGCGCAGCAGCACCATCGGGAGATTTTCGCCGCGTTGCGCGCGGGGGATGAGGAGGGCGCGAAGAATGCGATGCGCTCTCACATGGCGCAGACCCGCGGGGATATTGAGGGTTACGTTCAGTAA
- the dcd gene encoding dCTP deaminase, producing MLLSDHDLRAAIDAGDLGIEPFDPQLVQPSSVDVRLDKYFRVFNNSKYTHIDPKQQMEDLTTLVEVDPEDSFVLHPGEFVLASTLEKFTLPHNLAGRLEGKSSLGRLGLLTHSTAGFIDPGFSGYITLELSNVANLPIVLYPGMKVGQLAIFQMSSPADVPYGSAALGSKYQGQRGPTPSKAYLNFQ from the coding sequence GTGTTGCTTTCAGATCATGATCTTCGTGCCGCCATCGACGCTGGGGATTTGGGCATTGAACCATTTGACCCGCAGCTCGTTCAGCCGTCGAGCGTAGATGTTCGCCTGGACAAGTACTTCCGTGTGTTCAACAACTCCAAGTACACGCACATCGACCCCAAGCAGCAGATGGAGGATTTGACCACGCTCGTGGAGGTGGATCCGGAGGATTCCTTCGTCCTGCACCCTGGCGAGTTCGTGCTGGCGTCCACGCTGGAGAAGTTCACCTTGCCACACAACCTTGCCGGCCGCTTGGAGGGGAAGTCGTCGCTGGGGCGCCTGGGCTTGCTCACGCACTCGACGGCAGGCTTCATTGACCCGGGCTTTTCTGGGTACATCACCCTGGAGTTATCCAACGTGGCAAATCTGCCCATCGTGTTGTATCCAGGCATGAAAGTAGGCCAGCTGGCTATTTTCCAGATGAGTTCGCCTGCCGACGTCCCCTACGGTTCCGCAGCCCTGGGATCGAAGTATCAGGGGCAGCGCGGTCCGACGCCATCCAAGGCGTATCTGAATTTCCAATAG